The following DNA comes from Vairimorpha necatrix chromosome 5, complete sequence.
TGCTTCTAGTGACTCATTAATCCACGAATCTTTAGATTTTTCCTGGTCTCTGGTCCTTTTGTgttccttttttattttattaatttccttgtctttttttatttctttatcttttgtttctaaatttttataaactttcAAGGccattttgtttataaaatccCTGTCTgtattgaaaattatacaGGGCAACATGTCTTTATCTTTTAAGTCATCCAGTAGggtgtttatattttccaaAATGTAAGATTCAGAATATTCCGGGATATTTTCAAAGGCCTTTTTAGATTCCTTAGTTTGTAGTTTGTAGATCTTTTTTACTTGTTTTTCTCCtaattcattattttttattaattcttcaaaatatttcagAAGATAATTCTGGTactcttttatatttttccttGTTAATATGTTTGATTTGAAGAATCTTTCTGGTACCAAAGGGTACAGTAATTCCTTCTGTTTCTGGTTTAGTACTAGACATAAGGAAtcaaataaagataataatTCCTCAGGCAGGAAGTTTATATCGTTTCCAAATCCGAATTTCTTAATATGATCGTAAGAATAAGAAAAGAGGTTATTAATTGGGACTATCTTCTCAGAGTAAACAAAAGGCTTTAGATCTGCGTATCTCGTAGAATGCGACACAAGTTCGCATTCTcgatttttagatttttctATTCTTGAGACCCAGTCATAAAACCCTTCTAAATTTCCCAATGTAGCACTGAGCACTAGTAAAGGACAAGGGCTTAAATGGATTATTCTTTCTATAGGACTTCCCATTTCTTCTGAGCTTATTTTGTGTACTTCgtcaataataatatatttaatcttAGGCAATAAATTCTCAGGCGGGGAATTTAGAAGGGATTCTAAAAGAGACGGGATTGTTATGAGGACTTGACAATTATAAGGATTTGTAATGAAATCTTTCATTAATAATCCCTGTATGTGAGTCTTGACATTTAATTTAGGCGCGAATCGCGCGTAAATATCTGCCGAGACTTGATTGGCCAGTGCCTTCGTAGGGAGGCAGAAGATGACCATGTCTTTGTCACTGGtccttaatattttctctaTGGCGTAAAAACAGATGAATGTTTTCCCCGAACTTGTAGGGGCTGCAATGATCGCACTCTTGTTCTCGTCGACTAGATCGAGAAGGCGTCTCTGCCAGGCGTCTGGCTCAAATAAAACACGGGGGTCTTTTTTAGATCCTAAATTTCTCTTGAGTTTGTCTCCTGTGTATTTTAATTGGAAACAAATGTCGTAGTCACTTGGTTTGGAGGTGTCCTCAGTAAAGAATTCCAAATTTAACTTATATTCTTCATTATTAATATCTTTTGTATTATGTTTGAATATTTTGTCTTGTTTGGTTATTTTCTTGTCCtctgtttttttcttgGTTTTTGCTTTGTCTACACTACTAGTCTTTTCTTTGTCATCCTCTAATTCTTCACTCAAATCTTCTTTAGATTCTTCATTCAAATCTTCACTGGATTTTTCTAGTTTTGTCTCAATGATCTCGTGTACTGTCGCCTCAAATCCACAATCTATAAGTTTCTGCAGTACAAATTCCGTCTCTTCATTTTTGTCCAAATATTTCTCGCAATATTCTAAACATGCCAAATAACAGGGTACAATTTTCTTCTCGTCGCAATCTTCGCTTCTCTTCTCTAAATTCCATATATCTGAGTAATActctatttttaataataaaatccTCTTATAAATCGACTCATTATTTGTTACTacattttctaataaaaacttcTTATTCTGGGAATCagaatttctatattttatatagaaatttCTAAGCCATAAATTGTCTTGTTCTTTCTGTTTCTCTTCTAAtctgattttattttgatttattatttcttgttgTTTTTTGGAAATCTTGGATATTTTAGAAGGTTTGGATTTTATAATTGGGGCGAAAAGAAGTTTACCATTAAAAAGGGATTCAGCGGATTtctgaatattttttaaatggaTTAAATTTGACTTTTCGTTTAAAGATTTCGCGGAGACGAGAAAATCAAGTTCAACTTTCTCAggaataaatttctttaagcCAGTGGGATTTAACTTATTATTGTCTGAAACTGTATTATTCTTAGTAGATAACATATTGTTGAGATTTACACTATTTATATCAGTACTAGCACCAAGAAGCAATCGACCAtcaaatttgaaaataaagtCTTCTTGACTTTGTTTGCTTTGTACAACAAATTCGTACAATAATTCAACAAACTCGACACTAAGATATTTCTCATTAACTGAGAAAATCTTATCATCCATTTCAAAATCAAACAtctcttctattttttgaaGATCGAGAGACTTACTAAAATTCAGAATTTCATGCTGAATTTTCTCCTTCACTTTGTTTATgctaaatttaaaattttcatttaataaataattattaaaaatatcttcatcattatttctaatactTAAAggattaaaaacaaatgtataaataaacGGAATtctaatttctaaattatcTAAAACTCCTacgtataaatttttaaaagcacatttgtataaaaaatcaagacTTTTTAGAGAACTGTCGCCTAAAACTAGGGCAACTCtctcattttttataaaatcatttagTTCTGAAATTTGTTtgcaaacaaacaaactctTAATAAACTCTATgcaaattttagaaaaacaGTCTAAATCTGTATAATCAaagaaaatagaaatatctTCAAACCCACTAGAtcttaaatttgatattaaaaaattgaaaccATGAAATATGGTGTGTAGAGGTAAAGTTCTTATATCTAAATTGTATGTGGTACAGATGTAGGAAATCAAGCCATTGCCGTGGATTACTAAGTGGCCGATACCAGTAAATTGTAAGGTAATGTTTGTAAAAGAAGGGATTTCtgatttgaaatattttaaaaaatctttatcaTTTTCAGCTACCATTTtgggggtaaaaaaatgtgcataaatttacaaaatgaAGATCCAATGAAAAAagatttgaaaatttatttatgatttttgaGAAATGTCAgagaaaatatgaaaaagaaaacattgtattttcaataaagaGTATATAATGagacaaaaaattagaaatttagaaataagtTCTTCACAtgacatattttatctAGACTTGctcattttaatattttttaattagtcttctatttttaaattaaaaaatgtcattttattaatttattttctatttattattgttttgtgtcaatttgtttatttttaatatgtgaaaaaaacaataatattactataatgatattttttcctcTACTCTTCATTACTGCCGAAATATTCAAAGTAAAATACCTAAATATGGACGATAACCCTCttagtaaatttaaatttgatagaCGGaagtttaaattaaatgtagataataaaaaatttatctttacTAATGGATCAAAAAACTACATAACAAATCCATGTGTTTTCACGCTAGAACAAGAAGATTCTTTTGGATATTTGCGTATTTGCGATGAATATTTAGGTCTAATCTGTACACTAAAAGAATGTTGGAAACTTGAAAGTACCAAAGATACAGATCCTTATAGTGTAAAAATCGACAAATAttcattaaataaagtGACAGCTAATTTCGAAAACTTTTATAAGTCAGAAATAACTaatattagtaaaaaaCTGAGTGATGACGGgcttattataaaaaatgaactAAGGCTTGtcgataaaaaaattttacaactAAAAATAGCACTAATAAATGATTACGATAGATACAAAAgtctaaataaaaaggcAAATGACGAAacattagaaatatttgatatgacgagaaaaattttaaacagtttaaaattcaaagaTTTTATGGTCGACATCTTCTTGTCGATAAATCTTAACAGGACGAcatcaaatttaatatcCAGCAAGTTAAAAGATCCACTTACAACTCTTGAGtctaaaatatcaaaaataaaaagtataaataataaattgtaCGATAGTGATTTGATTATCTTAATAacaaatgataaatttaatgatAGAGAAGGAATGAGTTATTTAAATGGATTAGAAGACAGAGAGACAAAATACATAATTGTAAACCTTGATCAGGAAgatacaatattttataaagccAAAGTTTTAGTACATGAGATTTTACACACACTTGGAAGTTCACATGATGAAGAAGGAGATGGATTTTTGAtggataaaaattttttagataaaaatgataaaaaagtcTTGTTGAGTGAGAAGTCTGTAAAAGATATTGAGAAATTTGtgattaaaaacaaaaaacgattatttaaataaaatatgatatattaataaaaaaactaatttataataaatctcaaaaaattttaattttttttccaaaatataattgtttAAAGATAAGCAGcttaaattaaatgtaaaatctttttatgaatacattaaaaaatatatttaacgAATTTAGGtaacaataattttaattagtCACGCCATTTTAGACATGCGAAGAAATCATAATAGaacttttatataaaaaatattatgtgTGTGGCtgtaaaaatgaaatgtCAAGATAAATATGATTTGAACACTTTGTCGTTGTAAGTCTTATATCTTGTCTTTAGTTTGAATAAACATGAAGGTATCAAAGAAAACTAAAcccaaaaaaattagaaatttaattaataaatcattATTAGGACATTCgcataaattttacatttccCATGTCGTATTGTTGTTTATGTGATCCATAAATATctatctaaaataaaacaagcCAAATTTGTTAGAAATCTTAAACGCATTTATTGAGTTTTTGCCAAAtgttgatatttttttattaattttatcaagcaaaaaaaatatgttattGGGCATAGAAAAAGGATCAATAGttaatttcttaatttttaaaaaaatttataaaaacattcaatggttttttatactaaaaatcattttttgttttcacAAAATCAAGAAAACATAGCATGTATTATCCAAAAAACTAAATcgtataaataatttttttttcatttcaAAAATTCGGCATCGCAGTAGCTTCAAATCTTAAGGtactttttttgatatgaTTTGATTTACagaaagaatatataaattattctgTTTGATACCATTACGCAGGACTTTGTTTGGTATAAGAGAACCAAGatcaaaaatttgttttatctGTGTCGCACAAAACATGACTTTTCCCGATCTGACGTAGAACAtgtcaaaatatttttaatcaaatatgaaaatacgATCGCAATTGCACAAATCGAGTTGTTAAATTGGAAGTTTTGTTGTGTCACAttaaaatctataaatttttattattttaaacagatgttatattttaatatttgaggctaaaaaatttaactaGTTTTCATCgtaaaagttttaatagTAAAGTATAATTTCAATCTATGTGGTGTAAAACAACCACgtataaacatttaatttttttattttcaatcgGCTTTAGTAATTAActtgttaaaaaataattttaaaactttttactattacatttagaaattttacattataatttttttactattacaaagataatttttatattgtaatttttgtatatcgttaacaattttatagtttcttaaattaataatacaaaattttatttaaaccCCAAATTACAACAATAAAACCCATTATTATTGAACTCATCATAAACATCGtagtatatttatagtcAAGCATTTTGTCTACAAtactattattattattcttTCCTTGTATTTCATAAAtgtgttttatattatcaaGAAGTAATTCATATTCAccatttctaataatttgaTCGAGCAATAGATcgtttttttcatttgtttTAGTATTCactaatttataaattgtttGTTTAACATCATTTTGATTGAGTTCCTTTACGCAAAAATGTACAAAAATCAACGCTTTCCAGAGATTTCTAACACGATTACCAAGATCATATACTAAGATATAAGCCGCAATTTCCTTGCCAAAGCGCTTTCTTTTGTCATAAATTTCATACAGAACATCCAAAAATGACTCAAAGGTCATATCGTCTCtatatatttcatattcAACCCCATAAGTCTCTTCCGACCCTATtgatttcatttttattggaAAAGTCATTTTGTCTAACAAACTCTCAAAcatcatttttatcaaatttactTCTTCTCCcagattaaattttttagaattgtATTGTACATTGTCTTTTAAAGCCAATTTGCCGAAATTCGTTAAAACTTTATGAATTTCTTCAGTGGATATTCCcatattatttgtattgCTTGCTTTCGTTTTTTGCACataccaaataaatattaaagaaatcaATAACATATTATGGggtcataattttttttattattagtctgataatatattttttgctttatttatgaaatttgcAGTTTAGGTTTTTTTGGTAAATCtgtatattatttgtttacaaAACAATATACCCCTcgttatattaaaaacctTTAGtatcaaatattataaatttgggAATTTCTTAATCATTAGCAGttattataagaaaaaatatttgacgTGTATGTAATTTTggttttgtttattttataatatcgaTTACACGGTggattattatattttttttctcatCGACACTATCAAACATGCCGTCTCCTCTTTTCAACACCAAAAGATGTTCTCTAGCAATTCATGAATCGTAATCTCTTTAATATAAGATTCATTTGTCTAGAATCTCCAAAGATATCTTGTAATTTGCTACATCGCTCAATTTGGACATGTGGAATAATCATATAATGTTTATCCATGCAACGCCCAATTTCTATCAGCaattgttttgttttttcgATAATGTGATATTAATATGAAATCATGTATTTTTGCTATTTCAAATGACCAAGTTTAGCTTTGTACATAGTATTTTAAGCTATAGGTCATTGTAGTTTTATTCCTAATATGAAGAATTAGTATGagtatttttcaatataaagcttgcatcaaaaaattaacttttttatgGACGATAATCGACAtacacaatttttttttagaagaaGGAactgtataaaaaaatttccaaTAGTGAacattagaaaaaataatatttacatcaacaaaaacttttttacgCAGTtgaaaacttttaaaagaaCATTAAAATCCATTTAATGTATTTATGAAtcataaacaaatttaatcaTGTCGTagtaataaaattctataaaataaaatattaataaaaatataatatgtattattaaatattgtattactcagattattttaaatagcAGGTTATTTTGAATTAGTTGATTTATGATATCTTAGATATTTTTAGCCTAACGTTTTAAAgtatattttgatatttatgTATAAGCTCTAAAACTATAATGCCTCAATTTCTTGCGCAAAACTTTTAGAAGTCGACATCTCAGTGTTTGCAATTTAGATAGCCAAGTCCTCCAACTCAAAGGTCtttaatttgaaaaatataaattctcGAGTCTTCTAATTCTAAATTATGAACGGCAAGAGATTTAgtttcttaaatatatcatgtattttgtatttattcaTAAAACATGTTTCTATgcaattctttttttttaataaaattgaaaaaaatttgcaaaaaaaaatcatactTATGtaatgatattatttttaatgtaaaaatacaagcaaataaaagaacaatttatattataaaaataaagagaatacagtattaaaaatctaatttatttttcaaacaCAAAATTTTCTAGAGCATATTAATCGCCAATtaagttttataaaagtcTTAAAATACAAAGATGTATTAGTGACGAAGGCGTAATTATGTCGAGGGGCGAATATTCGAAGTATTAAcacaataattataaacacACAGAGATGATGCAAGAGATAACtaatctataaatttttatattatgcGAGATACAACTCAAaatcgaaaaaaaagactCTAACACAAATAGTAATATGTCAATAGgttcaaaaaatttcaattccataatataatactctcatattgtaaattattttttacataaagcGAAATCCCTTTGATTTGAAGTAGATTTGTTGTCGTAATAAACCGATTAAAAAAGTGTATTAGGCAAATCAACTGGGTCTTAATcctattatataatatgcATGATTGATAATGTAAgttacttatttttattattataaatttatcaaaaatatatgccGTTAAACAAATTGTTTCCCGCATACACACCAACCTCCTGGCAAGGAcaataagttttttttatataattcaaATGAAGTTCTcaaataagttttttatgtatatggattttatttttaatttttattattgaatttttattttaatatgaattaatagaaaaccgttattaatttattttttaacggTATTAgttatttttcttatttatttaattttttaataccCCCTTTAAAATGATAAACTCATTAGTCTACAAATATTACAGATCTTTAAACTGTAAA
Coding sequences within:
- a CDS encoding zinc-dependent metalloproteinase, coding for MIFFPLLFITAEIFKVKYLNMDDNPLSKFKFDRRKFKLNVDNKKFIFTNGSKNYITNPCVFTLEQEDSFGYLRICDEYLGLICTLKECWKLESTKDTDPYSVKIDKYSLNKVTANFENFYKSEITNISKKLSDDGLIIKNELRLVDKKILQLKIALINDYDRYKSLNKKANDETLEIFDMTRKILNSLKFKDFMVDIFLSINLNRTTSNLISSKLKDPLTTLESKISKIKSINNKLYDSDLIILITNDKFNDREGMSYLNGLEDRETKYIIVNLDQEDTIFYKAKVLVHEILHTLGSSHDEEGDGFLMDKNFLDKNDKKVLLSEKSVKDIEKFVIKNKKRLFK
- a CDS encoding exosome RNA helicase MTR4, which encodes MVAENDKDFLKYFKSEIPSFTNITLQFTGIGHLVIHGNGLISYICTTYNLDIRTLPLHTIFHGFNFLISNLRSSGFEDISIFFDYTDLDCFSKICIEFIKSLFVCKQISELNDFIKNERVALVLGDSSLKSLDFLYKCAFKNLYVGVLDNLEIRIPFIYTFVFNPLSIRNNDEDIFNNYLLNENFKFSINKVKEKIQHEILNFSKSLDLQKIEEMFDFEMDDKIFSVNEKYLSVEFVELLYEFVVQSKQSQEDFIFKFDGRLLLGASTDINSVNLNNMLSTKNNTVSDNNKLNPTGLKKFIPEKVELDFLVSAKSLNEKSNLIHLKNIQKSAESLFNGKLLFAPIIKSKPSKISKISKKQQEIINQNKIRLEEKQKEQDNLWLRNFYIKYRNSDSQNKKFLLENVVTNNESIYKRILLLKIEYYSDIWNLEKRSEDCDEKKIVPCYLACLEYCEKYLDKNEETEFVLQKLIDCGFEATVHEIIETKLEKSSEDLNEESKEDLSEELEDDKEKTSSVDKAKTKKKTEDKKITKQDKIFKHNTKDINNEEYKLNLEFFTEDTSKPSDYDICFQLKYTGDKLKRNLGSKKDPRVLFEPDAWQRRLLDLVDENKSAIIAAPTSSGKTFICFYAIEKILRTSDKDMVIFCLPTKALANQVSADIYARFAPKLNVKTHIQGLLMKDFITNPYNCQVLITIPSLLESLLNSPPENLLPKIKYIIIDEVHKISSEEMGSPIERIIHLSPCPLLVLSATLGNLEGFYDWVSRIEKSKNRECELVSHSTRYADLKPFVYSEKIVPINNLFSYSYDHIKKFGFGNDINFLPEELLSLFDSLCLVLNQKQKELLYPLVPERFFKSNILTRKNIKEYQNYLLKYFEELIKNNELGEKQVKKIYKLQTKESKKAFENIPEYSESYILENINTLLDDLKDKDMLPCIIFNTDRDFINKMALKVYKNLETKDKEIKKDKEINKIKKEHKRTRDQEKSKDSWINESLEAEKNFEYKTDKKNIKFSYLDPMTKVTDYELEEETKYIKNTKHEFVDMFYRGIGVHHEQLNKKYRNVAEILFRHKHLRVLFATDTLALGINMPCRTVVFAGDSLLLDPLNFKQMAGRAGRRGFDTIGNVVFMGIPQRRVQNLMVSQLPNIKGVYTYTNTSFIGFDIKESLIKYPLLEQTFSHEEKEVSGGEQDMRNIEENIKGLSINKINYDLANIFTSEDLRRNLVDSQMKILEEYFHKESYLNDLIISNRDSDPPIFILALLLENNLVNLEPSVFMNTLSHLFEIRPLLLESEHVLPPLDSSVYAFIKNINNQSIISSSSLYSPVLKGLQMYSKRNIHTILSFLQVPCLDSPKNSYLLDFYNGKNVQKIVNENKIRSVDLFKSLSVIHCVLTSMMKWYNKYDGDSEMSRKLSIFYGIFDPKFKSIFA
- a CDS encoding putative SP-containing membrane protein; the protein is MLLISLIFIWYVQKTKASNTNNMGISTEEIHKVLTNFGKLALKDNVQYNSKKFNLGEEVNLIKMMFESLLDKMTFPIKMKSIGSEETYGVEYEIYRDDMTFESFLDVLYEIYDKRKRFGKEIAAYILVYDLGNRVRNLWKALIFVHFCVKELNQNDVKQTIYKLVNTKTNEKNDLLLDQIIRNGEYELLLDNIKHIYEIQGKNNNNSIVDKMLDYKYTTMFMMSSIIMGFIVVIWGLNKILYY